One segment of Bacteroides caecimuris DNA contains the following:
- a CDS encoding YitT family protein — protein sequence MHKLTKAEVMREVKDYIYITLGLISYSLGWAAFLLPYQITTGGTTGISAIIYYSTGFPIQWSYFVINAILMTFAFRILGPRFSIKTTYAIFSLTFLLWLFQLLVNNYVVAPDMTPEGQPLLLGPGQDFMACIIGAVMCGIGLGIVFNYNGSTGGTDIIAAIVNKYKDVTLGRMIMICDIFIISSCYFIFHDWRRVIFGFVTLFIIGIVLDWIINSARQSVQFLIFSKKYDEIADSIIKDADRGVTVLDGTGWYSKKDVKVLVVLAKKRQSLDIFRLVKRIDPNAFISQSSVIGVYGEGFDKLKVK from the coding sequence ATGCATAAACTAACAAAAGCGGAAGTAATGAGAGAAGTGAAAGATTATATCTACATCACTCTCGGATTGATAAGCTATTCTTTGGGATGGGCAGCATTCCTTTTACCCTATCAGATAACTACCGGAGGAACTACCGGTATCAGCGCTATCATTTACTATTCTACCGGATTTCCCATCCAATGGTCATATTTCGTCATCAATGCGATACTGATGACGTTTGCTTTCCGAATATTGGGTCCACGGTTCAGCATCAAAACGACATACGCCATCTTCAGCCTTACTTTCCTGCTTTGGTTATTCCAACTGTTGGTCAACAATTACGTTGTGGCGCCGGACATGACTCCCGAAGGTCAACCGTTGCTACTCGGACCGGGACAGGACTTCATGGCGTGCATCATCGGTGCAGTCATGTGTGGCATAGGACTGGGTATTGTATTCAACTATAACGGAAGTACCGGCGGAACGGATATCATCGCTGCCATCGTCAACAAATATAAAGATGTGACCCTCGGACGAATGATTATGATTTGTGATATCTTTATCATCAGCTCCTGCTACTTTATATTCCACGACTGGCGCCGGGTTATTTTCGGCTTCGTCACGCTGTTTATCATCGGCATCGTGCTCGACTGGATTATCAACAGCGCCCGGCAATCGGTTCAGTTTCTCATCTTCTCCAAGAAATATGATGAAATAGCCGACAGCATCATCAAAGATGCCGACCGTGGGGTGACGGTGCTCGACGGAACGGGATGGTACAGCAAGAAAGACGTAAAAGTACTTGTCGTATTGGCGAAAAAACGCCAGTCGCTCGACATCTTCCGTTTGGTAAAACGCATTGATCCGAATGCTTTTATCTCTCAAAGTTCCGTTATCGGTGTGTATGGCGAAGGATTCGATAAGCTGAAAGTGAAATAA
- a CDS encoding DMT family transporter: MELKHGFYHLIAILVVAIWGLTFISTKVLINHGLTPQEIFFYRFLIAYLGIWVISPKRLFTSNWKDELWLMAGGLFGGSLYFFTENTALGITQASNVAFIICTAPLLTTILSLLFYKSEKATKGLIYGSILALIGVGLVVFNGSFVLKLSPVGDLLTLLAALSWAFYSLVIKKMTGRYPTVFITRKIFFYGVLTILPAFLLHPLQPDFNVLLKPVVLSNLLFLAVLASLVCYVLWNVVLKQLGTVRASNYIYLNPLVTMVASVIILHEQITWITLLGAGCIIFGVYQAEKK, encoded by the coding sequence ATGGAACTGAAACATGGATTTTACCATCTGATTGCGATACTTGTAGTTGCTATCTGGGGGTTGACTTTCATATCAACCAAAGTATTGATTAATCACGGGCTGACCCCTCAGGAGATATTCTTCTATCGTTTTCTTATTGCTTATCTGGGCATTTGGGTGATTTCCCCCAAACGTCTGTTTACGAGTAACTGGAAAGACGAACTTTGGTTGATGGCAGGAGGTCTTTTCGGTGGCTCGCTCTATTTCTTTACAGAGAATACAGCTTTGGGAATTACGCAAGCATCCAATGTCGCTTTCATCATTTGCACAGCTCCCTTGCTTACTACCATTCTCTCCCTTCTCTTTTATAAGAGTGAAAAAGCCACTAAAGGTTTGATTTATGGTTCCATATTAGCTTTAATCGGGGTGGGACTGGTGGTCTTCAACGGTAGTTTCGTGCTCAAATTATCTCCGGTAGGGGATTTGCTCACTTTACTTGCCGCCCTGTCGTGGGCATTTTATAGTTTGGTGATAAAGAAAATGACAGGGCGTTACCCCACTGTATTTATCACCCGCAAAATATTCTTTTATGGAGTATTGACCATACTTCCCGCCTTTCTTCTTCATCCGCTGCAACCGGATTTCAATGTACTTTTAAAACCGGTTGTATTATCCAATCTCTTATTTTTGGCCGTCCTGGCATCCTTGGTTTGTTATGTCCTCTGGAATGTGGTATTGAAACAGTTGGGAACCGTTAGAGCCTCCAATTATATCTATCTCAATCCGTTGGTAACAATGGTGGCATCCGTAATCATTCTTCACGAACAAATCACATGGATTACATTATTGGGAGCGGGTTGCATTATTTTTGGAGTCTATCAGGCAGAAAAGAAATAA
- a CDS encoding family 78 glycoside hydrolase catalytic domain, with protein sequence MKMNLHYFTNLVPVMILAFFSNGGPINATEVGKRTDALEASAWNGSKWISATDAPVAKGHNNGRAADGASWFVSTVKNEQKVISAKWMTAGLGVYELYVNGKTVGREFLKPGFTHHAKTKRSFTYDITDVIRTKSNAENILSVQVTPGWWGDKIVTPGGHDGMIGKKCAFRGVLELTFSDGTKKRYGTDLENWKAGIAGPVKHAGIFDGEEYDARQPMGYECADKLSTPEENTEFTGDILPSDGAEVYLRTDLALAPVRAYVWKNIEGAKENEFGKVIIDREFALGKEMTVRPGETLVVDFGQNSAAVPSFVFKAAEGTVLTCLPAELLNDGNGARIRGMDGPEGSCHRENLRIPHTGIRLDYTFAGGDNYVAYHPHCTFFGYRYVSITATGNVAIKSLKSIPVTSIAKELETGTITTGNDLVNKLISNTYWGQLSNYLSIPTDCPQRDERLGWTADTQVFAETGTFFANTMKFFHKWMRDMRDTQNSLGGFPGVAPLAQYGDEKMRLGWADAGIIVPWTVWKQFGDTQIIEENWNAMDLFMNHINDTKYNHETLRSENGNYQWADWLSYEPLESCSGLAFSPQGPLPEAISYWNYLSASYWVIDAFMMRDMAVATGRNAAKYQQMADAAKAYIKENFLNEDGTFKTAILNTMQTPALFALKNQLVEGEAKTNMINRLRENFAQHDLCLQTGFLGTSILMPTLTENGMEDIAYELLFQRKNPSWLYSIDNGATTIWERWNSYMLDKGMGPRGMNSFNHYAYGCVCEWIWETVAGIAADPASPGFKHIIMKPIPDKRLGHMAAEYRSAAGLIKSSWKYEGNTWVWKFTIPKGVTATVTLPGETKSKVYGSGTYKVTK encoded by the coding sequence ATGAAAATGAATCTTCATTATTTTACGAATCTTGTTCCGGTCATGATTCTTGCGTTTTTCTCGAATGGCGGACCGATAAACGCCACCGAAGTCGGAAAACGTACAGATGCGTTGGAAGCATCGGCCTGGAACGGCTCCAAATGGATTTCTGCAACAGACGCCCCCGTGGCGAAAGGACACAACAACGGTCGCGCAGCCGACGGTGCGAGTTGGTTCGTATCCACCGTGAAAAACGAACAGAAAGTCATCTCCGCCAAATGGATGACTGCCGGACTGGGAGTTTACGAGTTGTATGTGAATGGAAAAACCGTAGGCAGGGAATTTTTGAAACCAGGCTTCACACATCACGCCAAGACCAAACGTTCTTTTACTTATGATATCACAGACGTCATCCGTACCAAGTCAAATGCCGAGAATATATTATCCGTGCAGGTAACACCAGGATGGTGGGGAGATAAAATTGTAACTCCCGGAGGACACGACGGCATGATAGGTAAGAAATGTGCTTTTCGCGGTGTGTTGGAACTGACTTTTTCTGACGGAACCAAGAAACGCTACGGTACCGACCTCGAAAACTGGAAAGCTGGAATTGCCGGCCCGGTGAAACATGCCGGCATCTTTGACGGAGAAGAGTACGATGCACGCCAACCGATGGGTTACGAATGTGCGGACAAACTCTCTACACCCGAAGAGAATACCGAATTCACCGGCGACATCCTGCCTTCGGACGGAGCGGAAGTTTATCTGCGTACAGATCTCGCCCTCGCTCCTGTCAGAGCATACGTTTGGAAGAATATAGAAGGAGCGAAGGAAAATGAGTTCGGTAAAGTGATCATCGACCGTGAGTTCGCACTGGGTAAGGAGATGACCGTACGTCCGGGAGAGACGCTGGTGGTAGACTTCGGACAAAACAGTGCCGCCGTACCCTCTTTCGTATTCAAAGCCGCCGAGGGAACTGTGCTGACCTGCCTTCCCGCAGAGTTGCTCAATGACGGCAACGGTGCCAGGATTCGTGGCATGGACGGTCCGGAAGGAAGCTGCCATCGCGAAAACCTGCGCATCCCCCACACTGGTATCCGTTTGGATTACACCTTTGCTGGCGGAGATAATTATGTGGCTTATCATCCTCATTGTACTTTCTTCGGCTACCGCTACGTCTCCATAACTGCCACCGGGAATGTCGCCATCAAGTCGTTGAAGTCCATCCCCGTTACTTCCATCGCAAAGGAGCTGGAGACTGGCACTATCACCACAGGCAACGACCTTGTGAACAAACTCATCTCCAACACTTATTGGGGGCAGCTATCCAACTATCTGTCCATACCCACCGACTGTCCGCAGCGCGATGAGCGCCTGGGTTGGACAGCAGACACACAAGTGTTTGCCGAAACCGGTACATTCTTTGCCAACACCATGAAGTTCTTCCACAAGTGGATGCGTGACATGCGCGATACACAGAACAGTTTGGGCGGATTCCCCGGAGTGGCTCCCTTAGCACAATATGGCGATGAGAAAATGCGTTTGGGTTGGGCCGATGCCGGAATCATCGTGCCCTGGACGGTATGGAAGCAATTTGGTGACACGCAAATCATCGAAGAAAACTGGAACGCCATGGATCTGTTTATGAACCACATCAACGATACCAAATATAACCACGAGACCCTCCGCAGCGAGAACGGCAACTATCAATGGGCCGACTGGTTGAGCTACGAACCGCTGGAGAGCTGTAGCGGACTGGCTTTCTCTCCTCAAGGTCCGCTTCCCGAGGCTATTAGTTACTGGAACTATTTAAGCGCTTCCTATTGGGTGATAGATGCTTTCATGATGCGGGATATGGCTGTCGCCACTGGTCGCAATGCCGCCAAGTACCAGCAAATGGCTGATGCGGCAAAGGCGTACATCAAAGAGAACTTCCTCAATGAAGACGGTACCTTCAAAACCGCTATCCTCAACACCATGCAGACACCTGCATTGTTCGCTCTAAAGAACCAGCTTGTGGAAGGCGAAGCCAAAACAAATATGATAAACCGCCTGCGCGAAAACTTCGCACAACATGACCTTTGCTTGCAGACCGGATTCCTAGGCACATCCATCCTTATGCCCACCCTCACGGAGAATGGCATGGAAGACATTGCCTATGAACTTCTCTTCCAACGTAAGAACCCGAGCTGGCTGTACTCTATAGACAACGGAGCCACCACCATCTGGGAACGATGGAACAGCTATATGCTAGACAAGGGAATGGGACCACGTGGCATGAACAGCTTCAATCATTATGCCTACGGGTGCGTATGTGAATGGATTTGGGAAACCGTTGCCGGTATCGCAGCCGATCCAGCCAGCCCCGGCTTCAAACATATCATTATGAAGCCTATTCCAGACAAGCGGTTAGGACACATGGCTGCCGAATACCGTTCTGCTGCCGGACTCATCAAGAGTTCCTGGAAATACGAAGGCAACACTTGGGTTTGGAAATTTACCATTCCTAAGGGTGTTACCGCTACCGTAACCCTTCCCGGAGAGACGAAGTCAAAAGTATATGGAAGTGGAACTTACAAGGTGACCAAATAG
- a CDS encoding AAA family ATPase gives MEKYIAPDRKRIPYGMMNFAVIRRDDCYYVDKTRFIPMIEEADKFFFFIRPRRFGKSLTINMLQHYYDILAKDKFEALFGDLYIGKHPTRDRNSYLVLYLNFSGIVGELHNYRKGLDAHCQTMFDYFCDIYADYLPKGIKEELDKKEGAVEQFEYLFTECNKTNQRIYLFIDEYDHFTNAILSDIESLHRYTDETHGEGYLRAFFNKIKAGTYSSIERCFITGVSPVTMDDLTSGFNIGTNYSLTPEFNEMIGFTEEEVRQMLTYYSTTSPFNHSVDELIEIMKPWYDNYCFAEECYGETTMYNSNMVLYFVKNYIQRGKAPRDMVEDNIRIDYEKLRMLIRKDKEFAHDASIIQTLVSEGYVTGELKKGFPAVNITNPDNFVSLLYYFGMLTISGTYEGRTKLTIPNQVVREQIYTYLLSTYNEAELNFSSYEKNELASGLAYRGDWKAYFGYIADCLKRYTSQRDKQKGEFFVHGFTLAMTAQNRFYRPISEQDTQAGYVDIFLCPLLDIYSDMKHSYIVELKYAKYKDPESRVEELRQEAIAQANRYADTDTVKRAVGTTQLHKIVVVYKGMDMPVCEEI, from the coding sequence ATGGAAAAATATATAGCACCGGACAGGAAACGTATCCCATACGGCATGATGAACTTTGCAGTAATCCGCCGCGACGACTGTTATTATGTGGACAAAACCCGGTTTATACCCATGATAGAAGAGGCGGACAAGTTTTTCTTCTTTATTCGTCCGCGCCGTTTCGGCAAAAGCCTCACAATAAATATGTTGCAGCACTATTATGATATACTTGCCAAGGATAAGTTCGAAGCGCTGTTTGGCGACCTTTACATCGGAAAGCACCCTACGCGCGACCGAAACAGCTATCTAGTGCTGTATCTTAACTTCTCCGGCATAGTAGGCGAACTGCACAACTACCGCAAGGGACTGGACGCGCATTGCCAAACAATGTTCGACTACTTCTGTGACATTTACGCCGACTATCTCCCCAAAGGCATCAAGGAAGAACTCGACAAAAAAGAAGGAGCTGTCGAACAATTTGAATACCTGTTCACAGAATGTAATAAGACCAACCAACGTATTTACCTCTTTATTGACGAATACGACCATTTCACCAATGCCATCCTATCGGACATAGAAAGCCTGCACCGCTATACGGACGAAACACATGGCGAAGGTTATCTGCGCGCCTTCTTCAATAAAATCAAAGCCGGAACCTACTCCAGCATCGAGCGGTGTTTCATCACCGGCGTAAGCCCTGTGACAATGGACGACCTCACAAGCGGTTTCAATATCGGAACCAACTACTCGCTCACACCGGAATTCAACGAGATGATAGGTTTCACGGAAGAAGAGGTGCGCCAAATGCTCACTTACTATTCCACCACCAGTCCGTTCAACCACAGTGTGGACGAACTGATAGAAATAATGAAACCCTGGTATGACAACTACTGCTTTGCGGAAGAATGTTATGGCGAAACCACTATGTATAACTCCAATATGGTGCTATACTTCGTCAAGAATTATATCCAACGGGGCAAAGCCCCCCGGGATATGGTAGAAGACAATATCCGTATCGACTACGAAAAATTACGTATGCTCATCCGGAAGGACAAAGAGTTTGCCCATGATGCCTCCATCATACAAACATTGGTGAGCGAAGGTTACGTCACCGGAGAACTGAAAAAAGGTTTCCCTGCCGTCAATATCACCAACCCCGACAACTTTGTGAGCCTGCTCTACTATTTCGGTATGCTCACCATTAGCGGCACGTATGAAGGAAGGACCAAACTCACCATCCCCAACCAGGTAGTCCGCGAACAAATATACACCTATCTGCTGAGTACCTACAACGAAGCCGAACTTAATTTCAGCAGTTACGAAAAGAACGAACTTGCCAGCGGTCTTGCCTACCGAGGCGACTGGAAAGCCTATTTCGGTTATATTGCCGACTGCCTGAAACGCTACACTTCCCAGCGCGACAAACAGAAAGGCGAATTTTTTGTCCACGGCTTCACGCTTGCCATGACGGCACAAAACCGTTTCTACCGTCCTATTTCCGAACAGGACACACAGGCAGGCTATGTCGACATTTTCCTTTGTCCGCTACTGGATATCTACTCTGACATGAAGCACAGTTACATTGTGGAATTGAAATATGCCAAGTATAAAGATCCCGAAAGCCGCGTGGAAGAACTACGACAGGAAGCTATTGCCCAAGCCAACCGCTATGCTGACACTGATACGGTGAAAAGAGCAGTCGGCACTACACAGCTTCATAAGATAGTGGTGGTATACAAAGGAATGGATATGCCGGTATGTGAAGAGATTTAA
- the leuS gene encoding leucine--tRNA ligase, with amino-acid sequence MEYNFREIEKKWQKRWVDEKTYQVTEDESKQKFYVLNMFPYPSGAGLHVGHPLGYIASDIYARYKRLQGFNVLNPMGYDAYGLPAEQYAIQTGQHPAITTVNNINRYREQLDKIGFSFDWNREIRTCDPEYYHWTQWAFQKMFNSYYCNDEQKARPIEELEKAFAIYGNKGLNAACSEDISFTAEEWNAKSEKEKQEILMNYRIAYLGETMVNWCAELGTVLANDEVVDGVSERGGYPVVQKKMRQWCLRVSAYAQRLLDGLDTIDWTDSLKETQRNWIGRSEGAEVQFKVKDSDLEFTIFTTRADTMFGVTFMVLAPESELVAQLTTPEQKAEVDAYLDRTKKRTERERIADRSVTGVFSGSYAINPFTGEAVPVWISDYVLAGYGTGAIMAVPAHDSRDYAFAKHFGLEIRPLVEGCDVSEESFDAKEGIVCNSPRPDATPYCDLSLNGLTIKEAIETTKKYVKEHNLGRVKVNYRLRDAIFSRQRYWGEPFPVYYKDGMPYMIDEASLPLELPEVAKFLPTETGEPPLGHATKWAWDTVNKCVVENEKIDHATVFPLELNTMPGFAGSSAYYLRYMDPYNHQALVDPKIDQYWKNVDLYVGGTEHATGHLIYSRFWNKFLYDMGVSVMEEPFQKLVNQGMIQGRSNFVYRIKNTNTFVSLNLKDQYEVTPIHVDVNIVSNDVLDLEAFKAWRPEYKTAEFILEDGKYVCGWAVEKMSKSMFNVVNPDMIVEKYGADTLRMYEMFLGPVEQSKPWDTNGIDGVHRFIRKFWSLFYSRTDEYLVTDEPATKEELKSLHKLIKKVTGDIEQFSYNTSISAFMICVNELFNLKCSKKEILEQLVITLAPFAPHVCEELWDVLGHETSVCDAQWPAYNEEYLKEDTINYTISFNGKARFNMEFAADEASDAIQAAVLADERSQKWIDGKTPKKIIVVPKKIVNVVI; translated from the coding sequence ATGGAGTACAATTTCAGAGAAATTGAAAAGAAGTGGCAGAAAAGGTGGGTGGACGAGAAGACCTACCAAGTTACGGAAGACGAATCGAAGCAAAAATTTTATGTACTAAACATGTTTCCCTACCCATCAGGAGCCGGTCTACACGTAGGTCACCCGCTGGGATACATTGCTTCGGATATTTACGCCCGTTACAAACGACTGCAAGGCTTCAATGTACTCAACCCGATGGGATATGACGCTTACGGTCTGCCGGCAGAACAGTATGCCATCCAGACCGGACAGCATCCTGCCATCACTACCGTCAACAATATCAACCGCTACCGCGAGCAGTTGGACAAAATAGGTTTCTCTTTCGACTGGAACCGTGAAATCCGCACTTGCGACCCTGAATATTATCATTGGACCCAATGGGCCTTCCAAAAAATGTTCAACAGCTATTATTGCAACGACGAACAGAAAGCCCGCCCTATCGAAGAACTGGAAAAAGCCTTCGCCATCTACGGAAACAAAGGGCTCAATGCTGCTTGTAGCGAAGATATCAGCTTCACCGCCGAAGAGTGGAACGCCAAAAGCGAAAAAGAAAAGCAGGAAATCCTGATGAACTATCGTATCGCTTATCTGGGCGAAACGATGGTAAACTGGTGTGCCGAATTAGGAACTGTACTGGCTAATGACGAGGTAGTAGACGGAGTCAGCGAACGTGGCGGTTATCCTGTTGTCCAAAAGAAAATGCGCCAATGGTGTCTGCGTGTATCCGCTTACGCACAACGTTTGCTTGACGGATTAGACACTATTGACTGGACAGATTCTTTGAAAGAAACCCAAAGAAACTGGATCGGACGTTCGGAAGGTGCTGAAGTGCAATTCAAAGTAAAAGACAGTGACCTCGAATTCACCATTTTCACCACTCGTGCAGATACCATGTTCGGTGTTACCTTTATGGTATTGGCTCCTGAAAGTGAATTGGTGGCACAATTAACGACTCCTGAACAAAAAGCAGAAGTAGACGCTTACCTCGACCGTACCAAAAAACGTACGGAACGCGAACGTATTGCCGACCGTAGTGTGACTGGTGTGTTCAGTGGTTCGTATGCCATCAATCCGTTCACAGGTGAAGCAGTGCCCGTATGGATCAGCGATTACGTATTGGCCGGATACGGAACAGGAGCTATTATGGCTGTACCTGCTCACGATAGCCGCGACTATGCATTTGCCAAACATTTCGGATTGGAAATCCGTCCGTTGGTAGAAGGTTGTGATGTAAGCGAAGAAAGTTTCGATGCAAAAGAAGGAATCGTTTGCAATTCTCCGCGTCCGGATGCCACTCCTTACTGTGATCTTTCTCTGAACGGACTGACCATCAAGGAAGCGATAGAAACAACCAAGAAATATGTAAAAGAACACAATCTGGGTCGTGTGAAAGTGAACTACCGCCTGCGCGACGCTATTTTCTCTCGCCAACGTTACTGGGGTGAACCGTTCCCTGTTTACTACAAAGACGGAATGCCTTATATGATTGACGAAGCCAGCCTGCCGCTGGAACTGCCGGAAGTCGCTAAATTCCTGCCTACCGAAACAGGTGAGCCTCCATTGGGACATGCAACTAAATGGGCTTGGGATACAGTAAACAAATGTGTCGTAGAAAATGAAAAGATTGACCATGCAACCGTCTTCCCGCTGGAACTGAACACCATGCCGGGATTCGCCGGTTCTTCGGCTTATTATCTCCGCTACATGGACCCGTATAATCATCAGGCATTAGTTGATCCGAAAATTGACCAGTATTGGAAAAATGTAGACCTATACGTAGGTGGTACCGAACATGCAACAGGGCACTTGATTTATTCTCGTTTTTGGAATAAATTCCTGTATGACATGGGTGTGTCTGTAATGGAAGAACCCTTCCAAAAGTTAGTAAACCAAGGAATGATTCAAGGTCGCAGCAACTTTGTATACCGTATCAAAAATACCAATACTTTCGTTTCATTGAACCTGAAAGATCAGTACGAAGTTACTCCTATCCATGTAGACGTAAATATCGTATCCAATGACGTTTTAGATTTGGAAGCATTCAAAGCATGGCGTCCTGAATATAAAACAGCCGAATTTATCCTTGAAGACGGAAAATACGTTTGCGGATGGGCAGTTGAAAAGATGAGTAAATCTATGTTCAACGTGGTTAATCCGGATATGATTGTTGAAAAATACGGTGCAGATACTCTTCGTATGTACGAAATGTTCCTCGGCCCGGTAGAACAGTCCAAACCGTGGGATACAAACGGAATCGACGGTGTACACCGTTTTATCCGTAAATTCTGGTCGTTGTTCTACAGCCGCACAGACGAATATCTGGTAACGGACGAACCGGCAACGAAAGAAGAATTGAAGAGCCTGCATAAATTAATCAAGAAGGTGACTGGTGATATTGAACAGTTCTCTTACAATACATCTATCAGCGCATTCATGATTTGTGTAAACGAACTCTTCAACCTGAAATGCAGCAAGAAAGAGATTCTGGAACAACTCGTTATCACTCTCGCTCCTTTCGCTCCTCATGTCTGCGAAGAGTTGTGGGATGTATTGGGACACGAGACTTCCGTATGCGACGCCCAATGGCCTGCATACAACGAAGAATATCTGAAAGAAGATACTATCAACTATACCATCTCCTTCAACGGAAAGGCACGTTTCAATATGGAATTTGCAGCAGATGAAGCTTCGGACGCTATCCAAGCGGCAGTACTAGCCGACGAACGTTCGCAGAAGTGGATTGATGGCAAGACTCCGAAAAAGATCATTGTCGTTCCGAAAAAGATTGTAAACGTTGTAATTTAA
- a CDS encoding non-canonical purine NTP diphosphatase: MKRKLVFATNNAHKLEEVAAILGDQVELLSLNDIGCQTDIPETAETLEGNALLKSSYIYKNYHLDCFADDTGLEVEALNGAPGVYSARYAGGEGHDAQANMLKLLHELDGKENRKAQFRTAISLILDGKEYLFEGVIKGEIIKEKRGDSGFGYDPVFMPEGYDRTFAELGNDIKNQISHRALAIQKLCEFLQS, translated from the coding sequence ATGAAACGCAAACTTGTATTTGCTACCAATAATGCTCATAAACTGGAAGAAGTGGCCGCTATCCTGGGAGATCAAGTGGAATTACTAAGTCTCAATGATATCGGTTGCCAAACGGATATTCCAGAAACAGCTGAAACACTGGAAGGAAATGCGCTGTTAAAATCTTCCTATATCTATAAAAACTATCATCTGGATTGTTTTGCCGATGATACGGGATTGGAAGTGGAAGCCTTGAACGGAGCTCCCGGAGTCTATTCCGCCCGCTATGCAGGAGGTGAAGGACACGACGCCCAGGCTAATATGCTCAAACTTCTTCACGAACTGGACGGAAAAGAAAATCGTAAAGCACAATTCCGCACCGCTATTTCGTTGATACTGGACGGAAAGGAGTATCTCTTTGAAGGAGTGATAAAAGGCGAAATAATCAAAGAAAAACGCGGTGACTCAGGATTTGGCTACGATCCTGTATTCATGCCTGAAGGTTACGACCGGACTTTTGCCGAATTGGGAAATGATATCAAAAACCAAATCAGCCATCGCGCACTGGCTATACAGA